The Ignavibacteria bacterium genome contains the following window.
ATCGATTTTTATATAAATTGAAATAACTAATAAAAAATCAAAAAACTTCGGAGGTAATATAAAAATGGAATTATCCGCAATCTTAGGAATAATAAATGCATTAATTGCTCAAGCACAGGATGCAGGAATTTTAAATTTTCTCCAAGAAAAATATAATGCAGGTGGGTTCTTTATGCACCCAATCCTTGCAAGCTTAATAATTGGTTTAGCTTTCTCAATTGAAAGATTTTACACTTTAACAAGAGCAAACATCAATACAAAAAAATTCCTTGTTGAAGTTAAAAAAGCTCTTGAAGAAGGCGGAGTAGAAAAAGCAAAAGAACTTTGCGCCAATACTCGTGGACCAGTTGCAAGTGTTTTCCATGCTGGATTGTTAAGAGTTGATGAAGGAATTGAAGCTGCTGAAAAAGCAATTATTGCTTACGGCGCCATTGAAATGTCATTCTTAGAAAGAGGATTAATCTGGATTTCAACCTTCATAACTCTTGCCCCAATGTTAGGATTTACCGGAACAGTGCAAGGTATGATCCAGGCATTCGACGCTATTAAAGAAGCAAACCAAATTTCACCAAGTATCGTTGCAGGTGGTATCGCCGTTGCATTGTTGACCACATTGTTCGGTCTTGTAGTTGCTATGATTTTGCAAGTTTTCTACAATTACTTTGTCTCTAGAATTGATAAAATCGTTGTTGATATGGAAGAAAGCTCTGTTGAATTAATTGATGCATTATTCACATTAAAGAAAAATCAGAAATAATTTCAAGAGAGGACTTTAAGAAATGCCTCAGATCAGAAAGAAAAAAATTAGAGAAGCAGAAATACCAACGGCATCTCAGGCAGACTTAGCATTTCTCCTCTTGTTGTTCTTTCTTGTTTCAACAACGATTGATGTTGATACAGGTATTGGATTAACATTGCCTGAGTATGTTCCACCAGAAGAACAAGTAAAAGTTGAGGTCTCTAAAGAAAGAATTGCTAATTTGTTGATAAATGAAGCTGGTGAAATCCTGCTTGATAATCAAATTGTTTCAGTTAATCAAATACTTCCACGAATTAAACCAAGAATAGTTGAAAAGATTGAGCTTCCTGCTAATAAAAAGTTAATTGTATCAGTTAAAACTGATGCGAACACAAGTTATAATCTTTATATTCAAGCACTTGATCAGGTAAAGGAAGCTTATTTTGAAGTAAGAGATGAATATGCATTGAAAAAATGGGGGAAGAAAGTTATTGATCTAAATGAAGAACAAATGAACGAAGTTAAAGATAAAATCCCCATCATCATCTCAATTGCAGAACCTGAAGTTGTCAAAAAATAGATTATAAGGTTTAATGATATGAAATTTCAGAAAAAATTAGCTAAAGCACAACAGGGTATTCCAACCACATCAATGCCAGATATTGTTTTTATGTTGCTTCTGTTCTTTATGGTTACGACAACCTTGCGTGAACATGATGTTAAAGTGGTTTTCAATTTGCCAGAAGCAAAAGCAATTGAAAAAATTGAGAATAAGAGAGTAGTTTCTTATATCTGGGTTGGTAAAGATGGAAGGATACAAATTGATGATAACATTGTTAAAGTTGACCAGATTCAGAAAATCATGTATGCTAAAAGACAGGAATTACCGAGTATCATAGTTTCGTTGCGAATTGATAAAAATACTCGTATGGGACTTGTTACTGATATTCAGCAAGAATTAAGGAAAGCTTACTGTTTAAGAATTAACTATTCATCTCTGTATAAGTCCTCCTGAAGTTTTTAGTTTTAATTACTAGAGGCAGGATAATTTCCTGCCTTTTTTGTTTCAAAGAAAGGAGTTGCATATGCTTAAAGAAAAAATCAATGAATTAATGAAAGAGGCAATGAAATCAGGTGATAAGGTAAAACTTGAAACACTTAGATCTATCAGAGCAGCATTTATTGAATTTGATAAAAGTGGTTCTGGGAAGGAATTAACAGAAGAAGAAGAAATAAAAATTATAAATTCACTGGTAAAGAAGAGAAAGGAGTCAATTGAGATTTTTGAAAAAGCAAATAGGACTGATCTCGCCGAAAAGGAAAAGCAAGAACTTGAAATTTTGATGTCATTTCTTCCAGCGCAATTAAGCGAAGAAGAAATTTCTAAAAAATTAGATGAAATAATTCAACAACTTGGTGCCAAAGATCCTAAAGATTTTGGAAAAGTTATGGGCGTCGCAATGAAAGAATTTAAAGGTAGAGCCGATGGTAAATTAGTTCAATCATTACTTAAGGCAAAATTAGAAAGTAATGCCTGAAATTTTAGATTATATCATTCTTGGTTTTGTAATTTTAGGTTTCATTCTGGGCTTTAAAGATGGTTTCATAAAAAAGATTTTCTCTTTAGCTGGTTTTGTTCTGGCAATTATAGCTGCATTAACTTTTTCTCCAAGAGCTCGAGCTTTTTTAGTCAATTCCTTTGATCTCAATCCTTCTACTGCTGTTGTAATTAGTTTCTTGCTTGTTTTTCTTATTGTCATCTTCATCTCGAAAATTATTATAAAATTAATCCGCCCGAAAAAATCAGTGCTTGGTTTTATAGATAGAATACTTGGCGGATTAACTGGAATGTTTCAAATGGGACTTTTCTTGAGTGGATTATTAATAATTTTATCCTTTTTTAACTTTCCTCCGAAAGAGCAAAAATCCAATTTGAAATATTATAATTTCACTTATAATTTATTACCGAATACATTTAGTTTTGTCAAAAATATTTATCCCGAATCTGAGGTAGTTTTTGATTTAATTAAAGATCTTAAAGTAAAAATGCAAAAGAAAAATGGATGAGATTTTTGATAAACTCGATTTAAAAAAAATAATCGAGAGAACTGCCAACTACTCAATTACAGAAGCTGGAAGAAATAAGTTATTATCAGAAAAACCTACTGACGATATTTTTGAAGCTAATTACTTTCTTTCAATAACAAGTGAATTGAAAAATTTAATTGAAGAATATGGCGATTTAAATTATTTATATTTCCCCGACCTAAAAGAAGTTATTTATAAATCTAGAATTGAAAATTTTATTCTCAATCCTAAAGACATTATTCAAGTTGGGAAGCTGCTTTATAATTCAAGGATCATAAAAAATTCAATTTCCAGACATAAGAACAGATTTGAAACATTGTGGAAACTGGTAGAAAAACTTGTAGAGAATATATTTTTAGAAAAAAAGATTAACGAAATTTTTGATGATTATGGTGAGATAAGAGACACAGCGAGTGAAGATTTAAGAAAAATAAGGGAAGAAATAAAATCTCTTCAATTTCAAATTCAAAAGATTAATGAAAAAATTCTAAAAAGTTTAAGTAAAGATGGGATAGTTCAGGATGAATTAATTACTCTCCGTGATGGAAGAATGGTCATACCTGTTCGATCTGAGTTTAAAAGAAAAGTTCGAGGTTTTATTCATTCGGAGTCGGCAACAGGACAAACCACTTACATTGAACCTGCTGAAACGCTTGAATTAAATAATGAATTGCTATCTTTATTTTTTGAAGAGAAAAGAGAAATACAACGAATTTTAAGTTTGCTCACAAAAGATATTGCCAAATTCTCTGAAGAATTACTTAGTAATCTCAATATTATTTCAAGATTTGACGCTCATTATGCAAAAGCTAAATATGCAATTGAGATCCGTGCTAATAAAATTCAATTTTCAGAAGATAAAAGCTTTGATTTATTGGATTGTCGACATCCTTTGTTAATTCAATCTCTCGGTTTTAACAAAACAGTTCCTTTCAATTTAAAATTGGATAATTCAATTAAAGGATTAGTTATTTCTGGTCCAAATGCAGGTGGAAAAACTGTCTTAATGAAAGCAATCGGGACATTTGCAATTCTTTTGAGAATGGGTTACTTAATTAGTGCAAGTCCAGATTCTAAGTTTCCATTCATTAAAAAAGTTTTCATCGATATTGGTGATGAACAGTCAATTGATAATGACATAAGTACCTTTGGTTCGCACATTAAAAATCTTCGACATATTTATGAAAATGCGGATGAGGATACATTGATTTTACTAGATGAATTGGGCACAGGAACAGATCCAGTTCAAGGCGCTGCTCTTGCTGCATCGTACATCGATGAATTAATTAAAAAGAATTCTTTCCTGATTGTAACTACTCACCATTCACTCTTAAAATTCTTTGCAGCAAATCATCCTGAATTAATCAACGCTTCAATGGAATTCAATTCAGAAACTCTTGAACCAACCTACCGTTTTATCCAAGGTGTGCCCGGCTCAAGTTATACATTTGAAATTGCAAGACGAATGAGACTGGATAGTAAGATCATTTCAGGCGCAAAAAAATATTTAAAAAGAAGTGACCTTGAAATTGAGAACTACATTTCTCAATTACAGCAAAAAGTTCAATATTATTATAAACTTGTAAATGAATTAAGAAAAGAAAGAGAAGAAATTCAGAAACTTAAAACCGAATTACAATCGAAATTAAACAACATTAAAAAAGAAACTAAAGAAATAAAAAAGAAAGCCTTACTTGAAGCTGAACAAATTGTGAACACTGCTAATAAAATAATTGAAAATACAATCCGTGAAATAAGGGAACAAAAAGCGAATACACAATCAATTAAGTTGGCCAAAGAGAAGCTTGCACTCGAAAAATCAACTTTAAAACAATTAATTAAAAATCATCTTAATGAAACAATTGTGCAGGATGAGGAAATTAAAATTGGTGATCTTGTCAAATTCAAAGATCAGGACACGGTAGGTAGAGTCATAGCGATTGATCCGAAAAAGAATCAAGCTCAGGTTCAAGTGGATCAATTTAAGGTATCAATTTCATTAGATAAGATTCAAAAGTATCAGCAAACCAAAAAAACACAAGAAGATCTTTCAGAGGAAAAACCTCAAATTCAAGTAGAAACTAAATCAATTCCTTTCCGGCTTGACATTAGAGGTAAGAGAGCTTCAGAAGCTGAAGAACTAATTTATAAATATTTGGATGATGCAGTAATGTATGGTTTATTTAATGTTGAAATCTTGCATGGGAAAGGCGATGGTGTCTTAAAATCCATTACTCATAAAGTTCTTCAAAGTCATCCATTTGTTGAATCTTTTCATTTTGCACCTGTCGACCAAGGTGGAGAGGGCATCACAATAGTAAAATTGAAAGATTGATATGTTTAGAAAAATTTTAATCGCCAATCGAGGTGAAATTGCTGTTCGGATTATTCGAGCCTGTCGAGAACTTGGAATTAAAACAGTTGCTGTCTATCCAGATATAGACGAAAAAGCACTTCATACTCGGTTTGCAGATGAAGCAATACCATTAAAAGGTAATACAGCAAAAGAAACCTATCTCGATTTTGAAAAAATCTTAGATGCTGCCAAAGAGACAAAGTCAGAAGCAATTCATCCAGGTTATGGTTTTCTTTCAGAAAATCCGGATTTCATAAAATTCGTTAATGATTCAGGATTGAAATTCATTGGACCATCCGACAAATCTGTTAGGCTAATGGGGAATAAAGTAGCAGCTCGTGAGTTGATGAAAAAACACAATATCCCGATCGTTGAAGGAACCCTTGAACCAATAGATGATGAGAAAAAATTAATAGAAGTTGCAGAGAAAATTGGTTTCCCTGTATTGATAAAAGCTGCGGCTGGTGGTGGCGGAAAGGGGATGAGAATTGTCAATTCAAAAGATGAATTGATTAAAAGTTTTGAATTAGCTCAAAGTGAAGCTGAAAAATCTTTTAAAGATAAATCAGTGTTTATCGAAAAATACATCTTAAACCCAAAACACATAGAAGTACAGATAATTGCTGATGAATTTGGAAATTATCGTCATCTATTTGAAAGAGAATGTTCACTTCAAAGACGTTATCAGAAAATAATCGAAGAGGCCCCATCAATTTCGATAACAGAAGAACAAAGAGAAAAATTGCTTGACGCAGCATTAAATGCTGCAAAAGCCTGTGGTTATTACAATGCAGGTACAATTGAATTTCTTTTTGACGGACAAAATTTTTATTTCCTTGAAATGAATACTCGGGTTCAGGTGGAGCATCCTGTTACAGAAATGATTACGGGAGTTGATATTATTAAAGAACAAATTAAAATTGCTTCAGGTGAAAAAATTTCTTTCACTCAGGATCAAATTAAAATTAATGGACATGCAATTGAAGCTCGAATTTATGCGGAAAATCCGTTTGAAAACTTTATGCCTTCGTTCGGAAAAATAAGAGAATTTCGTCAACCATCAGGTTTCGGAATTCGATTTGACTCAGGAGTTGATCAATATTCAGAAGTACCAATTTATTATGATCCAATTTTAGCTAAGTTAATTGCATGGGGAAGAAACAGAGAAGAAGCAAGGATTCGTTTAGTTAACGCATTAAAGGAAACAATCTTAGCTGGAATTATAACAAATATTCCTTTCAATCTTTGGTTATTGGAAAATGAAGACTTTATAAAAAATAAATTTGATACTCAATATATCAATCGATTAAATCTTGAAAGCAATGGCTCAAATTGGCTTAATTATTCTGAAAAAGAATTATTAGAGCTAAGTAAAATTATCCCGAACTTAAAGTTTTCAACAGTTGAAAAAACAACGAAATCTAATAATCAATCTACAAAAAGCTTATGGATTAGACGAAGGTTAATTGAATGATTACAAAAGTTGAAATTCAAAATTTTCTGAAAGAATTTCTTTTAAGAAAGGAAGAGCTGAAAGATTTTGCCAGTTCCTTATATATTCAGCAATTATCAAAAAATTATTTTATATGTAAAAAAGATAATAAAGTGTTCGAATTTGTTTTAGATAAAGATGAGACAGGTAATATCATTCTTTATTATAAAGGTCAAATTTTTTTAATGAATATTACAACTCTTCTTTCTGAAAATAACTCACAGTTTAAACGAGAAATACAAAAGGAGGTATTGATCAAATCACCGATGCCTGGTTTAATTTCAAAAATAAATGTAGAAGTTGGTACATCAATTAAGAAGGGCACTGGTTTGTTAAAAATTGAAGCTATGAAGATGGAGAATGAAATTAAGTCGCCAGTAGATGGAATTGTTGAAGCCCTTAATGTTCAACCCGGCGTAGTTGTAGAAAAGAATACTGTACTTTTAATTATAAAATCTCATTAACAATATGAATAAGCTAAGTTGTCCTATCTGCAACTCAGAGAATTTCATTCTAAATTTAAGATGCTTTAATTGTGGTAGTTTGATTCGAGAGAATTTTAGAACGATTAATTTGGGCGAAGTATTAAAGGATTTAGTTTTTAATTTAAATTTCGGAATTAAGCGAATTCTCTATTCTGAAAGGAAAAATTATGTTTCTCTTTTATTAGTGTTGTTGAGTATAAAACTGACTTTGTTTACTTTTTACAGTAGTTCAATTCTTGATCAATCTTTAGAAATATCAATTAATAATCTACTTTTAATTGTTATTTCGTTTTGGATTGCAGTAATTCTTTTTATCAGCTTGGTCTTCAAAATAATAATTGGAAAAATTATTGGACAAAAATTTTCATACAAAAATTTCATATCAATTATTGCTTACTCATTCTTATATTATTCTATCTTTGGATTCTTTCTATTTCTCCTTGAGATAATGTTA
Protein-coding sequences here:
- a CDS encoding MotA/TolQ/ExbB proton channel family protein produces the protein MELSAILGIINALIAQAQDAGILNFLQEKYNAGGFFMHPILASLIIGLAFSIERFYTLTRANINTKKFLVEVKKALEEGGVEKAKELCANTRGPVASVFHAGLLRVDEGIEAAEKAIIAYGAIEMSFLERGLIWISTFITLAPMLGFTGTVQGMIQAFDAIKEANQISPSIVAGGIAVALLTTLFGLVVAMILQVFYNYFVSRIDKIVVDMEESSVELIDALFTLKKNQK
- a CDS encoding biopolymer transporter ExbD codes for the protein MPQIRKKKIREAEIPTASQADLAFLLLLFFLVSTTIDVDTGIGLTLPEYVPPEEQVKVEVSKERIANLLINEAGEILLDNQIVSVNQILPRIKPRIVEKIELPANKKLIVSVKTDANTSYNLYIQALDQVKEAYFEVRDEYALKKWGKKVIDLNEEQMNEVKDKIPIIISIAEPEVVKK
- a CDS encoding biopolymer transporter ExbD; amino-acid sequence: MKFQKKLAKAQQGIPTTSMPDIVFMLLLFFMVTTTLREHDVKVVFNLPEAKAIEKIENKRVVSYIWVGKDGRIQIDDNIVKVDQIQKIMYAKRQELPSIIVSLRIDKNTRMGLVTDIQQELRKAYCLRINYSSLYKSS
- a CDS encoding GatB/YqeY domain-containing protein, with the protein product MLKEKINELMKEAMKSGDKVKLETLRSIRAAFIEFDKSGSGKELTEEEEIKIINSLVKKRKESIEIFEKANRTDLAEKEKQELEILMSFLPAQLSEEEISKKLDEIIQQLGAKDPKDFGKVMGVAMKEFKGRADGKLVQSLLKAKLESNA
- a CDS encoding CvpA family protein — protein: MPEILDYIILGFVILGFILGFKDGFIKKIFSLAGFVLAIIAALTFSPRARAFLVNSFDLNPSTAVVISFLLVFLIVIFISKIIIKLIRPKKSVLGFIDRILGGLTGMFQMGLFLSGLLIILSFFNFPPKEQKSNLKYYNFTYNLLPNTFSFVKNIYPESEVVFDLIKDLKVKMQKKNG
- a CDS encoding endonuclease MutS2; protein product: MDEIFDKLDLKKIIERTANYSITEAGRNKLLSEKPTDDIFEANYFLSITSELKNLIEEYGDLNYLYFPDLKEVIYKSRIENFILNPKDIIQVGKLLYNSRIIKNSISRHKNRFETLWKLVEKLVENIFLEKKINEIFDDYGEIRDTASEDLRKIREEIKSLQFQIQKINEKILKSLSKDGIVQDELITLRDGRMVIPVRSEFKRKVRGFIHSESATGQTTYIEPAETLELNNELLSLFFEEKREIQRILSLLTKDIAKFSEELLSNLNIISRFDAHYAKAKYAIEIRANKIQFSEDKSFDLLDCRHPLLIQSLGFNKTVPFNLKLDNSIKGLVISGPNAGGKTVLMKAIGTFAILLRMGYLISASPDSKFPFIKKVFIDIGDEQSIDNDISTFGSHIKNLRHIYENADEDTLILLDELGTGTDPVQGAALAASYIDELIKKNSFLIVTTHHSLLKFFAANHPELINASMEFNSETLEPTYRFIQGVPGSSYTFEIARRMRLDSKIISGAKKYLKRSDLEIENYISQLQQKVQYYYKLVNELRKEREEIQKLKTELQSKLNNIKKETKEIKKKALLEAEQIVNTANKIIENTIREIREQKANTQSIKLAKEKLALEKSTLKQLIKNHLNETIVQDEEIKIGDLVKFKDQDTVGRVIAIDPKKNQAQVQVDQFKVSISLDKIQKYQQTKKTQEDLSEEKPQIQVETKSIPFRLDIRGKRASEAEELIYKYLDDAVMYGLFNVEILHGKGDGVLKSITHKVLQSHPFVESFHFAPVDQGGEGITIVKLKD
- a CDS encoding acetyl-CoA carboxylase biotin carboxylase subunit — translated: MFRKILIANRGEIAVRIIRACRELGIKTVAVYPDIDEKALHTRFADEAIPLKGNTAKETYLDFEKILDAAKETKSEAIHPGYGFLSENPDFIKFVNDSGLKFIGPSDKSVRLMGNKVAARELMKKHNIPIVEGTLEPIDDEKKLIEVAEKIGFPVLIKAAAGGGGKGMRIVNSKDELIKSFELAQSEAEKSFKDKSVFIEKYILNPKHIEVQIIADEFGNYRHLFERECSLQRRYQKIIEEAPSISITEEQREKLLDAALNAAKACGYYNAGTIEFLFDGQNFYFLEMNTRVQVEHPVTEMITGVDIIKEQIKIASGEKISFTQDQIKINGHAIEARIYAENPFENFMPSFGKIREFRQPSGFGIRFDSGVDQYSEVPIYYDPILAKLIAWGRNREEARIRLVNALKETILAGIITNIPFNLWLLENEDFIKNKFDTQYINRLNLESNGSNWLNYSEKELLELSKIIPNLKFSTVEKTTKSNNQSTKSLWIRRRLIE
- a CDS encoding acetyl-CoA carboxylase biotin carboxyl carrier protein subunit, translated to MITKVEIQNFLKEFLLRKEELKDFASSLYIQQLSKNYFICKKDNKVFEFVLDKDETGNIILYYKGQIFLMNITTLLSENNSQFKREIQKEVLIKSPMPGLISKINVEVGTSIKKGTGLLKIEAMKMENEIKSPVDGIVEALNVQPGVVVEKNTVLLIIKSH